From a single Thermithiobacillus plumbiphilus genomic region:
- a CDS encoding pyridine nucleotide-disulfide oxidoreductase — MNAFVGADQGPKSLLSNTRQQLHLRIEGFSYADLYRPERLPELDKKFQRWLEERDEALAVRFDSYRRQGSLTATAESDLLIESARHLEDFLVMVFGLERAQAGLRAQQFQDEPVHAFKEHFVKPTIRKKRVGQMLDFGELDARVRAFLPDVQDIDPELAIARLWQQSSAANDQVLLSLVEDWVWAAISTASGRQRIKDWVSFRVPRKRDFVRLVPVTPVPSDPAGRVQGPPEQWRQRDGFSLTDARASLREVMDQVHYCVFCHDHEGDRCSKGFQGKDGEFRRNPLDVELTGCPLEERISEANVLKRDGFTLGALAVIMIDNPLLPATGHRICNDCMKSCIYQKQEPVDIPQIETRILTDILGWPWGFEVYFLLTRWNPLNRERPYTLPYNGFKVLTVGSGPAGFNLSYHLLQAGFGIAAIDGLKIEPLPSWWTGSAEQVPVPILDINELFESLDSRRIAGFGGVAEYGITVRWDKNFLKLIQLALCRNAYYCLYGGVRFGGTLTVEDAWAIGFDHVALCTGAGKPTVLPMKNHLAQGIRQASDFLMALQLTGAAQWESLANLQVRLPALIIGGGLTAIDTATEVQAYYIRQVEKLLERYEALAETGRMDALHASLDPAQRIILEEQLAHGRQVRQERERANRNGTLPDFISLIHAWGGVTVVYRRSMAQSPAYLRNHEEIEKALQEGIFYAEALSPLEAKLDEAGHVRAMLFALQAQDSNGNWRDAGEQVELATRSVFVAAGSTPNTSYEREHPGTFPMQGRFYAAFSSSADGEEVHPIPGLGHCKSRETGFLTGYPGPKKVSFYGDNHPHFHGSVVKAMASGRKGACEIIDLFKGQATIHADTATLDQLWRRFAADLDNRFSARIKSVERLGQHLVRLTIHAPQATQNWQPGQIFRLQNYAGLASTMGNTRLQMEGVALDGVHVDRERGLITLMVNEVGVSTRIAGSLQPGDPVVLMGPTGTGVPIVEGQHIVVIGHRAAFTSLMDASATWRSKGNHVTFIGHFRDAEAIVPLQELAAELADQLVWVIDQGPTPMLMSPNEICHLGWPAFLRRCAEDEHLGAWLKNADLLLVSDTPAAMRLCATAIEEDLRMFAKPGLRAIAAVTSPMQCMLKEVCAQCLCSHRGNPGKAEKTVFSCFDQHQSLFHVDFVNLGLRQRQNAVHEKLGALWFDQLMHE, encoded by the coding sequence GACGAGCCGGTGCATGCCTTCAAGGAACATTTTGTCAAGCCGACTATCCGTAAAAAACGCGTGGGCCAGATGCTGGATTTCGGGGAACTGGATGCGCGTGTACGTGCTTTCCTACCAGATGTACAAGACATTGATCCCGAGCTGGCCATCGCCCGACTCTGGCAACAATCCAGTGCGGCGAATGATCAGGTACTGCTTTCTTTGGTGGAGGACTGGGTCTGGGCCGCGATCAGTACAGCTTCAGGGCGGCAACGGATCAAGGATTGGGTCAGTTTTCGTGTCCCGCGCAAGCGCGATTTCGTTCGGCTCGTCCCAGTGACTCCTGTTCCTTCTGATCCGGCCGGGCGTGTGCAAGGGCCGCCAGAACAATGGCGGCAACGTGATGGTTTTTCTCTGACCGACGCGCGCGCCAGTCTGCGCGAGGTCATGGACCAGGTCCACTACTGTGTATTCTGTCACGATCATGAAGGTGACCGTTGCTCTAAAGGTTTCCAGGGCAAGGACGGTGAGTTCCGACGCAATCCGTTGGACGTCGAACTGACCGGCTGCCCGCTGGAAGAGCGAATATCCGAAGCAAATGTGCTCAAGCGGGACGGTTTCACTCTAGGAGCATTGGCGGTCATCATGATTGATAATCCGCTGCTGCCCGCCACCGGACACCGGATTTGCAATGACTGCATGAAGTCTTGCATTTACCAAAAACAGGAGCCGGTCGACATTCCGCAGATCGAAACACGCATTCTAACGGATATCCTAGGCTGGCCCTGGGGCTTCGAAGTCTACTTCTTGTTGACGCGATGGAATCCACTCAACCGCGAAAGACCTTACACCCTGCCTTATAATGGCTTCAAGGTACTTACTGTGGGTTCCGGTCCGGCCGGGTTCAACTTGAGCTATCACCTGTTACAGGCGGGTTTTGGCATTGCCGCCATTGACGGCCTCAAGATCGAACCCCTGCCGTCGTGGTGGACAGGCTCGGCTGAACAGGTGCCCGTACCGATCCTCGACATCAACGAACTCTTCGAATCGCTGGACTCGCGGCGCATCGCCGGCTTCGGCGGGGTTGCGGAATACGGTATTACCGTACGCTGGGATAAAAATTTCCTCAAGCTCATTCAGCTCGCCTTGTGCCGCAATGCGTATTACTGCCTTTATGGTGGCGTGCGCTTTGGCGGCACGCTTACTGTCGAGGATGCCTGGGCAATTGGCTTTGATCACGTAGCGCTGTGTACAGGCGCCGGCAAGCCGACCGTTCTGCCCATGAAAAATCACCTTGCCCAAGGCATCCGCCAAGCCAGCGACTTTCTCATGGCCTTGCAGCTAACGGGAGCTGCCCAGTGGGAGAGTCTGGCAAATCTGCAGGTGCGTCTGCCTGCCCTGATCATTGGTGGTGGCTTGACGGCCATAGATACTGCGACCGAGGTACAGGCTTACTACATTCGTCAAGTGGAAAAGCTGCTTGAGCGATATGAAGCACTTGCGGAAACCGGACGTATGGATGCACTTCATGCGTCGTTGGACCCAGCTCAACGAATCATTCTAGAGGAACAGCTTGCTCACGGCCGGCAGGTCCGACAGGAACGGGAGCGGGCGAATCGAAACGGTACATTGCCGGACTTTATCTCCCTTATTCATGCTTGGGGAGGAGTAACCGTCGTTTATCGGCGCTCAATGGCGCAGTCTCCAGCCTATCTGCGTAATCATGAAGAGATTGAAAAGGCGTTGCAGGAAGGCATTTTTTATGCCGAAGCCCTTTCCCCGCTTGAGGCCAAGCTGGATGAGGCCGGGCATGTCCGGGCCATGTTGTTCGCCCTTCAGGCACAGGACTCGAATGGCAACTGGCGGGATGCTGGCGAGCAAGTCGAACTTGCCACGCGTTCCGTTTTCGTTGCTGCTGGCAGCACGCCTAATACCTCCTATGAAAGGGAGCATCCCGGCACATTCCCCATGCAGGGTCGCTTCTATGCCGCCTTCTCCTCCAGCGCCGATGGCGAGGAAGTGCACCCGATTCCGGGTTTGGGACATTGCAAATCCAGGGAGACAGGATTCCTGACTGGTTATCCCGGTCCCAAAAAAGTGAGTTTCTATGGTGATAACCATCCGCATTTCCATGGAAGCGTGGTAAAGGCAATGGCCTCAGGGCGAAAAGGTGCCTGCGAGATAATTGATCTTTTCAAGGGCCAAGCCACCATCCACGCGGACACTGCGACCCTCGACCAGCTATGGCGGCGCTTCGCGGCCGATCTAGACAACCGGTTCTCGGCCAGAATCAAATCGGTGGAGCGATTAGGCCAGCATTTGGTCCGTTTGACCATTCACGCGCCGCAAGCAACCCAAAACTGGCAGCCGGGCCAGATCTTTCGGCTCCAAAATTATGCAGGCCTCGCCTCGACCATGGGTAACACCCGGCTGCAGATGGAGGGAGTCGCCCTGGATGGGGTTCATGTTGATCGCGAACGTGGACTCATTACCCTGATGGTCAACGAAGTTGGGGTATCCACCCGCATTGCCGGCAGTTTACAGCCCGGCGACCCCGTGGTGCTCATGGGGCCCACCGGCACGGGGGTACCCATCGTGGAGGGACAGCATATCGTCGTGATTGGTCATCGGGCGGCTTTCACGAGCCTAATGGACGCTAGCGCAACCTGGCGGAGCAAGGGCAATCACGTCACCTTTATCGGCCATTTTCGTGATGCAGAGGCAATTGTGCCTCTGCAGGAGTTGGCGGCGGAGTTGGCAGACCAATTGGTTTGGGTAATTGACCAAGGACCGACGCCGATGCTGATGAGCCCCAACGAAATCTGCCACCTAGGCTGGCCCGCCTTCCTGCGCAGATGCGCTGAGGACGAGCACCTCGGCGCCTGGTTGAAAAATGCCGATTTGCTACTGGTCTCCGACACGCCGGCAGCCATGCGGTTATGTGCCACCGCAATCGAGGAAGATTTGCGTATGTTTGCCAAGCCGGGATTGCGGGCAATTGCCGCCGTAACCAGTCCGATGCAATGCATGCTGAAAGAGGTATGTGCTCAATGCCTTTGCAGTCATCGAGGAAATCCGGGGAAAGCAGAAAAAACAGTGTTTTCGTGCTTCGATCAACATCAGTCTTTATTCCATGTTGATTTCGTCAACCTAGGTTTGCGCCAGAGACAAAATGCAGTGCATGAAAAGCTTGGTGCACTCTGGTTTGATCAGCTTATGCATGAATAA
- a CDS encoding OprD family outer membrane porin, with amino-acid sequence MMFRLATYILLGCGLIHTADAADDLAAAFGKGKTSGNARVYYFTKDFSDTAPQLIDQRAVSLGGKLHFETDPLAGITGGVSFYTANGLGLNPDNPAEVDATLPGKTINVLGEAYVQYSSSTMDFTLGRQEITTPFAHQSDARMIPVTFEAASFNYNLSALSIGANYLTKVKDRVSDRFVNTGLYATTLYRVVAPTDTDGIPVLSLIYDDKSAKFQVWNYYLSDLFNLAFIQGDYIFNAKNVKPFVSAQFVREWDVGSHLLGQVDSTAYGVLVGIKKGQSGLTAGFNYVPFQAGAFRNGGILSPYTFATDPLYTTSMTAGLVEKSTAFAGKAYKIGGSYALKSWLLLVSYAKYDLNDNPGGKNSSEVDFDATYNFQGWLKGLSARNRLGVVNSQVAPEKLIYNRIQLQYKF; translated from the coding sequence ATGATGTTTCGGCTTGCTACGTATATTCTTCTTGGCTGTGGGTTAATCCATACTGCTGACGCAGCCGATGATCTTGCAGCGGCTTTCGGAAAAGGGAAAACAAGTGGCAATGCACGTGTATATTATTTCACCAAGGATTTTAGCGACACTGCGCCACAGCTGATTGATCAACGGGCTGTTTCGCTTGGTGGAAAACTGCATTTCGAGACGGATCCGCTAGCCGGGATCACAGGTGGTGTCAGTTTTTATACCGCAAACGGTCTCGGCTTGAACCCCGACAACCCAGCCGAAGTGGATGCCACGCTGCCAGGCAAGACGATCAATGTGCTTGGAGAGGCTTACGTCCAGTACAGTTCCTCGACCATGGATTTCACATTGGGGCGCCAGGAAATTACCACTCCATTTGCTCATCAATCCGATGCTAGGATGATTCCTGTTACATTCGAAGCAGCAAGCTTCAATTATAACCTGTCAGCTCTGTCAATCGGGGCAAATTATCTTACAAAAGTCAAGGATCGTGTCAGTGACAGATTCGTTAATACAGGTCTTTATGCTACTACCTTGTACAGGGTGGTAGCACCGACCGACACCGATGGCATTCCGGTTCTGTCGTTAATTTACGATGATAAGAGCGCGAAGTTTCAGGTATGGAATTACTACTTGTCGGATCTGTTCAACTTGGCCTTCATACAGGGGGATTACATTTTCAATGCAAAGAATGTAAAGCCCTTCGTATCTGCGCAGTTTGTTCGTGAGTGGGATGTCGGTTCCCATCTGCTCGGCCAAGTCGATTCCACCGCCTATGGCGTGTTAGTTGGTATCAAGAAAGGCCAGAGTGGGCTTACGGCCGGATTCAACTATGTACCTTTTCAAGCCGGCGCATTTCGCAACGGCGGCATACTGTCACCGTACACGTTTGCCACAGATCCGCTTTACACTACTTCCATGACCGCCGGTCTTGTGGAGAAAAGTACCGCCTTCGCTGGCAAGGCTTACAAGATTGGTGGCAGCTATGCTTTGAAAAGCTGGTTATTGCTTGTGAGTTACGCAAAATACGATCTCAACGACAACCCTGGAGGCAAGAATTCTTCCGAAGTTGACTTTGATGCCACTTACAATTTTCAGGGCTGGCTAAAGGGGCTTTCTGCCAGAAACCGGTTAGGAGTTGTCAATTCCCAGGTTGCCCCTGAAAAGCTGATCTACAATCGTATACAGTTACAATATAAATTCTAG
- the arfB gene encoding alternative ribosome rescue aminoacyl-tRNA hydrolase ArfB: MIQITPDIALDESEIRLQFTRASGPGGQNVNKVESAVQLRFDVAHSPSLPDGLRARLMHLAGRRLTAQGELIIDARRFRTQERNRQDAIDRLTDLIRQAAVPPKQRHATRPTKASKRRRLDAKRRRGETKRLRVRDQE; this comes from the coding sequence ATGATCCAGATCACGCCAGATATCGCCCTCGACGAATCAGAAATACGCCTGCAGTTCACCCGCGCCTCCGGCCCCGGCGGCCAGAACGTCAACAAGGTCGAGAGTGCCGTACAACTGCGTTTTGACGTCGCCCATTCCCCTTCCCTGCCGGATGGACTACGTGCCCGGCTCATGCATCTTGCCGGCCGGCGCCTCACCGCCCAGGGCGAACTGATCATTGATGCCCGCCGCTTTCGCACCCAGGAGCGCAACCGCCAGGACGCCATCGACCGCCTGACCGATCTCATCCGCCAGGCTGCAGTCCCTCCAAAGCAGCGTCATGCCACCCGCCCGACAAAGGCATCAAAGCGAAGGCGGCTGGACGCCAAGCGCCGGCGGGGAGAAACCAAGCGTCTGCGTGTGCGGGACCAGGAGTAA
- a CDS encoding ABC transporter substrate-binding protein translates to MLLGMGLALAGVQGAQAEIKVGVSDWPGWVAWYVAQEKGFFKKHGADVQLVWFPNYTDSIQALSAGRLDANSQALSDSLAPFAKNLPLKVVLVNDNSAGNDAILAKPAIKSIKDLKGKTVALEQYTLSHFLMLQALAKNGMKASDVRIVNMGAGDAAAAFMAGRVDAAAVWNPWVNRIQSSGKGHAIFTSKDIPGLIPDLLVAQQKSIAAHRKDYIGMIRAWFDAVQFIKTQPQAAAKIMAPKVKLPPEEYVKFLPGTRFFDAKLNQQALSPGNTAISLYYSGPVISRFLISEKLLRSAPDMKAHIDTSLYNAAVAK, encoded by the coding sequence TTGCTGCTCGGAATGGGTCTGGCGCTGGCGGGCGTGCAGGGCGCTCAGGCTGAAATCAAGGTGGGCGTGAGCGACTGGCCGGGCTGGGTGGCCTGGTATGTGGCGCAGGAGAAGGGCTTTTTCAAGAAGCATGGCGCCGATGTGCAGCTCGTGTGGTTCCCGAATTACACCGATTCGATCCAGGCACTCTCGGCCGGCCGGCTCGATGCCAATTCCCAGGCCCTGAGCGACAGCCTCGCGCCCTTTGCCAAGAACCTGCCGCTGAAGGTGGTGCTGGTCAATGACAATTCGGCGGGCAATGACGCCATCCTCGCCAAGCCGGCGATCAAGAGCATCAAGGATCTCAAGGGCAAGACCGTGGCCCTGGAACAGTACACCCTGTCGCATTTCCTGATGCTGCAGGCGCTTGCAAAGAACGGCATGAAGGCCTCGGATGTGCGAATCGTCAACATGGGTGCAGGGGACGCGGCAGCGGCCTTCATGGCCGGGCGGGTGGACGCGGCGGCGGTCTGGAATCCCTGGGTGAACCGCATCCAGTCCAGCGGCAAGGGGCATGCGATCTTCACCAGCAAGGACATTCCTGGTCTGATTCCCGATCTTCTGGTGGCCCAGCAGAAGTCCATCGCGGCGCATCGCAAGGACTATATCGGCATGATCCGCGCCTGGTTCGATGCCGTGCAGTTCATCAAGACCCAGCCGCAGGCAGCAGCGAAGATCATGGCGCCCAAGGTGAAACTGCCGCCTGAGGAATATGTGAAGTTCCTGCCTGGCACGCGGTTTTTCGACGCCAAGCTCAATCAGCAGGCCCTGAGCCCCGGCAACACGGCGATCTCGCTCTACTACAGTGGCCCGGTCATTTCGCGCTTCCTGATCAGCGAGAAGCTGTTGCGGAGCGCGCCGGACATGAAGGCCCATATCGATACCAGCCTTTACAACGCGGCAGTCGCGAAATAA
- a CDS encoding ABC transporter permease, with amino-acid sequence MGRIYQQVAAIRQDIGRPLYWSLATLGFLLPLAGWFWATNTGVADPVFLPSPQAVWESAQRWWAEGFWQDLWVSIYRVMVGFLLAVIIGVPLGVMIGSFKSAEAYFQPLNDFIRYMPASAFIPLTILWVGIGEGSKIAIIFIGVFFQIVVMTADTVRRIPHSYLEAASTLGADREELLSLVIWRGSQPQLLDILRVNMGWAWTYLVVAELVAANDGLGYAILTAQRFLETDRIFAGILVIGLIGLLFDFSFRWLQRRLFPWVR; translated from the coding sequence ATGGGAAGGATCTATCAGCAGGTCGCGGCCATTCGCCAGGACATCGGGCGGCCGCTGTACTGGAGCCTGGCTACCCTGGGCTTCCTCCTGCCCCTGGCGGGCTGGTTCTGGGCCACCAATACCGGTGTTGCCGATCCGGTCTTTCTGCCAAGCCCGCAGGCGGTCTGGGAATCGGCCCAGCGCTGGTGGGCGGAGGGTTTCTGGCAGGACCTCTGGGTGAGTATCTACCGGGTGATGGTGGGTTTCCTGCTGGCGGTGATCATCGGCGTGCCGCTCGGGGTGATGATCGGCAGTTTCAAGTCGGCCGAGGCCTATTTCCAGCCCCTGAATGACTTCATCCGCTACATGCCGGCCAGTGCCTTCATTCCACTGACCATCCTGTGGGTCGGCATCGGCGAGGGTTCCAAGATCGCCATCATCTTCATCGGTGTCTTTTTCCAGATCGTGGTGATGACGGCCGATACCGTGCGCCGCATCCCGCACAGCTATCTGGAGGCGGCATCGACCCTGGGCGCGGACCGCGAGGAGTTGCTGTCTTTGGTGATCTGGCGCGGCAGTCAGCCGCAGTTGCTGGATATCCTGCGGGTGAACATGGGCTGGGCCTGGACCTATCTGGTGGTGGCGGAGCTGGTGGCGGCCAATGACGGGCTGGGCTATGCCATCCTGACGGCGCAGCGCTTTCTCGAAACCGACCGCATTTTCGCCGGAATCCTGGTGATCGGGCTCATTGGCCTCTTGTTTGATTTTTCATTTCGCTGGCTGCAACGGCGCCTGTTCCCCTGGGTGAGGTGA
- a CDS encoding ABC transporter ATP-binding protein, translating into MTSQKLQFQSVGKTFPRKGEAPLQVLDGISLDVRDNEFVALVGASGCGKSTLLRIAAGLEQASSGQVLLRGAPVQGPGAERGMVFQNYSLYPWLTVMENLRFSRSLKANRRKVRNDSELGGIVDRGYALLEMMGLAPYKDSYPSQLSGGMQQRVAIARALLSSPEVLLMDEPFGALDAQTREVMHDLLLHLFAVERSTVLFVTHDVEEAVYLADRVVVLAPRPGRIDSIHAMPWGYERDQGLKLKPEFVQMKGEILARIRATSGMQTDFSLLERMAKHGAHAGRRQAHD; encoded by the coding sequence ATGACGAGCCAGAAACTGCAGTTCCAGTCGGTTGGCAAGACCTTTCCGCGCAAGGGCGAGGCGCCCTTGCAGGTGCTGGACGGCATCAGCCTGGATGTGCGCGACAACGAGTTCGTGGCCCTGGTGGGTGCCTCGGGTTGCGGCAAGTCCACCCTGCTGCGGATTGCGGCGGGGCTGGAGCAGGCCAGCAGCGGGCAAGTGCTGCTCAGGGGGGCGCCGGTGCAGGGTCCGGGCGCCGAGCGTGGCATGGTGTTCCAGAACTACAGCCTCTATCCCTGGCTGACGGTGATGGAGAACCTGCGTTTCTCGCGCAGCCTGAAGGCCAATCGGCGCAAGGTGCGCAACGACAGCGAACTGGGTGGCATCGTCGATCGCGGCTATGCGCTGCTGGAGATGATGGGGCTTGCGCCCTACAAGGACAGTTACCCAAGCCAACTCTCGGGCGGCATGCAGCAACGGGTGGCGATTGCCCGCGCACTGCTGTCGAGCCCGGAGGTGCTGTTGATGGACGAGCCCTTCGGCGCCCTGGACGCTCAGACTCGCGAGGTCATGCATGATCTGCTGCTGCATCTTTTTGCCGTGGAACGCAGCACGGTGCTGTTCGTGACCCATGATGTGGAGGAGGCGGTGTATCTGGCCGACCGGGTGGTGGTGCTGGCGCCCCGACCGGGGCGCATCGACAGCATTCATGCGATGCCCTGGGGCTACGAGCGCGATCAGGGCCTGAAGCTCAAGCCCGAGTTCGTGCAGATGAAGGGCGAGATCCTGGCGCGCATCCGCGCGACTTCGGGCATGCAGACCGATTTCAGCCTGCTGGAACGCATGGCGAAGCACGGTGCGCACGCGGGGAGGCGACAGGCCCATGACTAG
- a CDS encoding creatininase family protein yields MTSQPVRWEELSWEDLVAIRDSGIRMAILPVGATEQHGPHLPMGVDTLSVVAVAEGASARTGIPVLPVLSYGCSLGHSKKWPGTISLRPETLARMILEIAEWVESAGFERLLILNGHVTNWAPLRCGLENIRHSYPQMRIALRSLWEIDPGISRTYHSDARNFHANCAETSLMLALRPDLVRPERAVDEPDRSSNCFFSYTVDLESVHGVVGRPSEATESQGEALLETCVMALSAQLRLALQENSPLAGAEPDVNH; encoded by the coding sequence ATGACTAGTCAGCCGGTACGTTGGGAAGAACTGAGCTGGGAAGACCTGGTTGCCATCCGCGACAGCGGCATCCGCATGGCCATCCTGCCGGTTGGTGCTACCGAACAGCACGGTCCGCATCTGCCCATGGGAGTGGATACGCTGTCGGTGGTGGCCGTGGCAGAGGGCGCCTCGGCACGGACGGGGATTCCGGTGCTACCCGTTCTTTCCTATGGCTGTTCGCTGGGACATTCGAAAAAGTGGCCGGGCACGATTTCGCTACGGCCGGAAACCCTGGCTCGCATGATTCTCGAAATTGCGGAGTGGGTGGAAAGCGCGGGATTCGAAAGATTGTTGATCCTCAATGGCCACGTTACGAATTGGGCGCCCTTGCGCTGTGGTCTGGAGAACATTCGCCACAGCTATCCGCAGATGCGTATTGCGCTGCGCTCGCTCTGGGAAATAGATCCCGGGATTTCCAGGACCTATCACAGCGATGCCAGGAACTTCCATGCCAATTGCGCCGAGACATCGCTGATGCTGGCGCTGCGCCCGGATCTGGTGCGTCCTGAACGGGCTGTCGATGAGCCGGACCGCTCCAGCAACTGTTTTTTCTCGTATACCGTCGATCTGGAAAGTGTGCATGGGGTGGTGGGGCGGCCCAGCGAGGCCACTGAATCACAGGGCGAGGCCCTGCTCGAAACCTGCGTCATGGCTTTGAGCGCGCAGTTGCGTCTGGCGCTGCAGGAAAATTCACCGTTGGCGGGCGCTGAGCCCGATGTCAATCATTAA